Proteins from a single region of Palaemon carinicauda isolate YSFRI2023 chromosome 1, ASM3689809v2, whole genome shotgun sequence:
- the LOC137649309 gene encoding protein lethal(2)essential for life-like, which translates to MNSPLIQQEGDCKQLKLRFDVSQYKPEEIVVKTVDNKLLVHAKHEEKSDSRSVYREYNREFLLPKGTNPELIKSSLSKDGVLTVEAPLPAIAGTDEKVIPIAQN; encoded by the exons ATGAATTCTCCCCTAATCCAGCAAGAGGGTGATTGTAAACAGTTGAAACTCAGATTTGACGTCAGCCAATATAAACCTGAAGAAATTGTGGTCAAGACTGTAGACAATAAGCTACTG GTTCATGCAAAACATGAGGAGAAGTCTGATAGTCGGTCTGTGTATAGGGAATACAACCGAGAGTTCCTGCTTCCTAAAGGTACAAACCCAGAATTGATCAAGTCCTCTCTCTCCAAAGATGGTGTGTTGACTGTTGAAGCCCCACTGCCTGCTATCGCTGGCACTGATGAAAAGGTTATTCCAATTGCACAAAACTAA